The bacterium genome window below encodes:
- the nrdR gene encoding transcriptional regulator NrdR, which translates to MKCPFCGHQEDKVMDSRPSKGGSAIRRRRECLKCEKRFTTYEQIEEILPMVVKRDGRREPFDRLKIVAGVRKAVEKRPVSSEKIESLVDDIENALMERSAKEINSTEVGEMVMNRLKELDDVAYVRFASVYRQFKDINAFMDEVKKLLNRKS; encoded by the coding sequence ATGAAGTGTCCCTTTTGTGGTCATCAAGAGGATAAGGTCATGGACTCCCGTCCAAGCAAAGGGGGATCGGCGATCCGCCGCCGGCGGGAATGCCTTAAATGCGAGAAGCGTTTTACGACCTATGAGCAGATCGAGGAGATCCTGCCCATGGTGGTCAAGAGGGATGGACGGCGGGAACCCTTCGATCGGTTGAAGATCGTGGCCGGTGTGCGGAAGGCCGTGGAGAAAAGGCCGGTTTCCTCGGAAAAGATCGAGTCCCTCGTGGACGATATCGAAAATGCGTTGATGGAACGGTCGGCCAAGGAGATCAACTCGACCGAGGTCGGGGAAATGGTGATGAACCGCCTCAAGGAATTGGACGACGTGGCCTATGTCCGCTTTGCCAGTGTTTACCGGCAATTCAAGGATATCAATGCCTTCATGGACGAGGTCAAGAAACTCCTCAACCGCAAAAGCTGA
- a CDS encoding DMT family transporter translates to MIWSLCALASGTFNALWTSRIKGRVQTEGALPFAASVRWGVVILLLPLAFVSAGPLPARWWAFTALAGLLESLNVWTLARGSRRDYYSTYALANTAPFFTVLLAVPFLGERVTPWLVAGILLVVAGAVWLYYRDHWSWWGLAAALAGTVGNLFSKSVIGLGSPFSHAAFCFASGACLTTALSVQQGPSGSFSRLGKNIWTNRDLAFFSFLGTVTFYLALFHIPVSRVSPLFRVSMVVAFFLSVFHLKERRDWKGRGVGAILLLLGLLLVLKG, encoded by the coding sequence ATGATCTGGTCCCTTTGCGCCCTGGCCTCGGGGACCTTCAATGCCCTATGGACCTCCCGCATCAAGGGGCGAGTTCAAACCGAGGGAGCCTTGCCCTTCGCGGCCTCGGTCCGCTGGGGCGTGGTGATCTTACTGTTGCCCCTGGCGTTCGTAAGCGCCGGGCCACTCCCGGCCCGTTGGTGGGCTTTCACTGCCCTGGCTGGGCTGTTGGAATCGTTGAACGTTTGGACCTTGGCCCGGGGGTCCCGTCGAGATTACTATTCGACCTATGCTTTGGCCAACACCGCACCCTTCTTCACGGTCCTGCTGGCGGTCCCGTTCCTGGGGGAAAGGGTAACACCCTGGTTGGTGGCCGGTATCCTGCTGGTGGTGGCGGGGGCCGTCTGGCTTTATTATCGTGACCACTGGTCTTGGTGGGGACTGGCGGCGGCGCTGGCGGGGACGGTGGGGAACCTCTTCAGTAAGTCGGTGATCGGCCTTGGGAGCCCCTTTAGTCACGCGGCGTTCTGTTTCGCGTCCGGTGCCTGCCTGACCACGGCGCTTTCCGTTCAACAGGGGCCATCCGGGTCTTTTTCCAGGTTGGGCAAGAACATTTGGACCAACCGCGACTTGGCTTTCTTCTCCTTCCTGGGGACGGTGACCTTTTACCTGGCACTCTTCCATATTCCTGTGAGCCGGGTGAGCCCGCTCTTTCGCGTGAGCATGGTAGTGGCCTTCTTCCTGAGTGTCTTTCACTTGAAGGAACGGCGGGATTGGAAGGGGAGGGGCGTGGGCGCTATATTGCTTCTCCTAGGGTTGCTGTTGGTCCTGAAGGGATAA
- a CDS encoding DUF1015 domain-containing protein encodes MAKIIPFRAWRYSKRTPSQMARVVAPPYDVITNQQKKVLRAADPANVIRLIIGNPSHAVHGPKDYQGAKKSFGAWKKKGTLVRDQEPSVYIYRQTFKIDGKVYHRTGFIALSRLTPFGNKKGGILAHEHTLSGPKADRLKLMKATHANFSCIFSLYPDQKGVGKMLAAAAKAQATYSVEFPKGIHNQVWKVSDPKWIGTLQKKIGSATLFIADGHHRYETALAFQSHCAQWSKGPLGSRPFDYVQMMFVAMEDPGLVILPTHRMLPQRHISSPSLLLSRLSSLGEIHEYKKPLAGSAPWYWLASLGKKRPTLGLSFDGKKLYALQFSKAVAKSPLLKDVSDAQKKLDVTLLHRLILEPFFGITKEKVEHEISFTSKAEEAVSRLRKGEFAATFFLNPTRIEQLREVALKQERMPQKSTYFYPKLVTGLTFNELDSF; translated from the coding sequence ATGGCAAAGATCATTCCGTTCCGGGCATGGCGTTATTCTAAACGGACCCCTTCCCAAATGGCGAGGGTGGTCGCCCCGCCCTATGACGTCATCACCAATCAACAGAAAAAGGTTTTGCGGGCCGCTGACCCGGCGAACGTGATCCGCCTGATCATCGGGAATCCCAGCCATGCGGTCCATGGCCCGAAGGATTATCAGGGGGCCAAGAAATCCTTCGGCGCCTGGAAAAAGAAGGGGACACTGGTCCGGGACCAGGAACCGTCCGTTTACATCTACCGCCAGACCTTCAAGATCGACGGCAAGGTCTACCACCGCACCGGTTTCATCGCCCTTTCCCGGTTGACGCCCTTCGGCAACAAAAAAGGCGGCATCCTGGCCCATGAACATACCTTGAGCGGCCCCAAGGCGGATCGCCTGAAGTTGATGAAGGCGACCCACGCCAATTTCAGCTGCATCTTTTCCCTCTACCCGGACCAAAAAGGAGTGGGAAAGATGCTGGCGGCCGCCGCCAAGGCCCAGGCGACCTATTCGGTCGAATTCCCCAAGGGGATCCACAACCAGGTTTGGAAGGTCTCCGATCCCAAGTGGATCGGCACGCTCCAGAAGAAGATCGGCTCCGCGACGCTTTTCATCGCCGACGGGCATCATCGTTATGAGACGGCCTTGGCTTTCCAATCCCATTGTGCCCAATGGTCCAAGGGACCCTTGGGCTCCCGTCCCTTCGATTATGTTCAAATGATGTTCGTGGCCATGGAGGATCCGGGGCTGGTCATCCTGCCGACCCACCGGATGCTGCCCCAGCGCCATATTTCGTCCCCGTCCTTGCTGCTCAGCCGTCTTTCGAGCCTGGGCGAGATCCATGAATACAAGAAGCCGCTGGCGGGTTCCGCGCCTTGGTATTGGTTGGCGTCCTTGGGGAAGAAACGACCGACCCTCGGTCTCTCTTTTGATGGGAAAAAGCTCTACGCCCTCCAGTTCTCGAAGGCCGTCGCGAAGTCGCCCCTCTTGAAGGATGTTTCGGATGCCCAAAAGAAACTGGATGTGACACTGCTCCACCGTTTGATCCTGGAGCCCTTCTTTGGGATCACCAAGGAAAAGGTGGAGCACGAGATCTCCTTCACCAGCAAGGCGGAGGAAGCGGTTTCCCGCCTTCGGAAAGGCGAGTTCGCGGCGACCTTCTTCCTGAACCCGACCCGCATCGAACAGTTACGGGAAGTGGCGCTGAAACAGGAACGGATGCCCCAGAAATCCACCTATTTCTACCCGAAACTGGTCACGGGCCTGACCTTCAACGAACTGGATTCTTTCTGA
- a CDS encoding cysteine synthase family protein, with translation MTPTAMNPPRVYENVTELVGRTPMVRIHSHGVPGVELWAKLENFNPGRSVKDRPALRMIQEGIKSGKLTKDKTILDATSGNTGIAYGWIGAALGYKVSLAVPANVSDERKRILKSFNVEVHYSSEMEGSDGAIRLARELYQQDPGRYFVPDQYNNPENPQAHRLTTAEEIMELLGDRITHFAATIGTSGTLMGTGHRIKELKPSAKIIALEPAQPFHGLEGLKHMASSIVPGIYDPKAYDENIPIDTDEAYEWVKKLARQEGILGGLSSGGAMAGCVQLAKRIQKGCIVTIFPDSGDKYLSTRVWE, from the coding sequence ATGACCCCGACCGCCATGAACCCGCCCCGCGTCTACGAGAACGTCACCGAGTTGGTCGGGCGGACGCCCATGGTCCGGATCCACAGCCATGGGGTTCCGGGTGTCGAACTCTGGGCGAAACTGGAGAACTTCAATCCGGGGAGGTCGGTCAAGGACCGTCCGGCTCTTCGAATGATCCAGGAAGGCATCAAGAGCGGGAAGCTGACGAAAGACAAGACCATCTTGGACGCCACCTCGGGTAATACGGGCATTGCCTATGGCTGGATCGGCGCGGCCCTTGGTTACAAGGTTTCCTTGGCCGTCCCGGCCAACGTCAGCGACGAGCGCAAGCGGATCCTCAAGTCCTTCAATGTCGAGGTCCATTATTCCAGCGAGATGGAAGGGTCCGACGGCGCCATCCGATTGGCCCGCGAGCTCTATCAGCAAGACCCGGGACGCTATTTTGTGCCCGATCAATACAACAACCCGGAGAACCCCCAGGCCCACCGGTTGACCACGGCCGAAGAGATCATGGAATTGTTGGGCGACCGCATCACCCATTTCGCGGCCACCATCGGCACCAGCGGGACCTTGATGGGAACGGGGCACCGGATCAAGGAATTGAAGCCTTCCGCCAAGATCATCGCGCTGGAACCCGCTCAGCCTTTCCATGGTTTGGAGGGGTTGAAACACATGGCTTCTTCCATCGTTCCTGGGATCTATGACCCAAAGGCCTACGACGAGAACATCCCGATCGATACCGATGAAGCCTATGAATGGGTCAAAAAACTTGCCCGCCAGGAGGGTATTTTGGGTGGTCTCTCGAGCGGCGGCGCCATGGCGGGATGTGTTCAATTGGCCAAGCGCATCCAAAAAGGCTGCATCGTCACGATCTTCCCGGATTCGGGGGACAAATATCTTTCCACAAGGGTGTGGGAATAA
- a CDS encoding M67 family metallopeptidase has translation MIRFDEGARNQMLAIGEKGYPHEICGLMFGKAGETRLVTEIFECGNLNKHKPETRYDMDPKDYMKGEALARQKGLDVVGIFHSHPDHPDKASETDRQAAWPGFSYVIMSIQKGKFASMKSWVLNDKEQFDEEPIG, from the coding sequence ATGATCCGATTCGATGAGGGCGCGCGGAACCAAATGCTTGCGATCGGGGAAAAGGGCTACCCCCATGAGATCTGCGGGCTCATGTTCGGAAAGGCCGGGGAGACACGGCTTGTGACCGAGATTTTTGAATGCGGGAATCTCAACAAACACAAGCCTGAGACCCGCTACGACATGGACCCCAAGGATTATATGAAGGGTGAGGCCCTGGCTCGCCAAAAGGGTCTTGATGTGGTCGGCATCTTCCACTCGCATCCGGACCATCCTGATAAGGCTTCCGAGACCGATCGGCAGGCGGCCTGGCCCGGATTTTCCTATGTCATCATGTCCATCCAAAAAGGAAAATTCGCCTCGATGAAGTCGTGGGTCTTGAACGACAAGGAACAATTCGACGAAGAACCCATTGGCTGA
- the eno gene encoding phosphopyruvate hydratase, producing the protein MSRRIAEVKGREILDSRGNPTVEVDLYLEDGTLGRAAVPSGASTGEYEAVELRDGDKTRYGGKGVLKAVANVNSKIAPKIKGMDVMDQRALDAFMIELDGTSNKGKLGANALLGVSMAAAKAAAASAKLPLYRYIGGSNANLLPVPMMNIINGGVHADNNVDLQEFMIMPVGGKTFRHSLQMGAEVFHSLKKVLHDQKLNTAVGDEGGFAPDLKSNEEALQVIMEAIKKAGYHAGKDVMIALDAASSSFYDKAGKKYVLEAEAQKNKNSQQMVDFYSHLCDKYPIISIEDGLDENDWDGFKMMTDKLGKKVQIVGDDLFVTNTQKLKSGIEKGIANSILIKVNQIGTLTETLEAIEMAKKAGYTAIVSHRSGETEDTTIADIAVATNAGQIKTGSASRTDRIAKYNQLLRIEEELGDAARYMGKEVFYNL; encoded by the coding sequence ATGAGCCGCCGAATCGCCGAGGTCAAAGGACGTGAGATCCTGGATTCCCGCGGGAATCCGACCGTTGAGGTCGATCTCTACCTGGAAGATGGGACCCTGGGTCGCGCGGCGGTGCCGTCGGGCGCTTCCACCGGTGAATACGAGGCGGTCGAGCTTCGGGACGGCGACAAGACCCGTTACGGCGGGAAGGGTGTCCTCAAGGCCGTTGCCAACGTGAACTCGAAGATCGCTCCCAAGATCAAGGGGATGGACGTCATGGACCAAAGGGCCCTGGACGCCTTCATGATCGAACTGGACGGAACGTCCAATAAAGGGAAGCTCGGGGCGAACGCCCTTCTGGGTGTCTCCATGGCCGCCGCCAAGGCCGCGGCCGCTTCCGCCAAACTGCCCCTCTACCGCTATATCGGCGGTTCCAACGCCAACCTCCTGCCCGTTCCCATGATGAACATCATCAATGGTGGCGTCCACGCGGACAACAACGTGGACCTGCAGGAATTCATGATCATGCCCGTGGGCGGGAAGACCTTCCGTCATTCCCTTCAAATGGGCGCCGAAGTGTTCCATTCCCTGAAGAAGGTCCTCCATGACCAGAAGCTCAACACGGCCGTCGGGGACGAGGGCGGGTTCGCGCCTGACCTGAAGTCCAACGAGGAGGCCTTGCAGGTCATCATGGAAGCCATCAAGAAGGCGGGGTACCACGCGGGGAAGGATGTCATGATCGCGCTGGATGCCGCCTCTTCCAGCTTTTACGACAAGGCGGGCAAGAAATACGTGCTCGAGGCCGAGGCCCAGAAGAACAAGAACAGCCAGCAGATGGTGGATTTCTACAGCCACCTTTGCGACAAGTACCCCATCATTTCCATCGAGGATGGTTTGGACGAGAATGACTGGGACGGCTTCAAAATGATGACCGACAAGCTGGGGAAGAAGGTCCAGATCGTCGGGGACGATCTTTTCGTGACCAACACCCAAAAGCTCAAATCCGGCATCGAGAAGGGCATCGCCAACTCCATCCTCATCAAGGTCAACCAGATCGGGACCTTGACCGAGACCCTGGAAGCCATCGAGATGGCCAAGAAGGCCGGCTACACGGCCATCGTTTCGCACCGCTCGGGCGAGACCGAGGACACCACCATCGCCGATATCGCGGTGGCGACCAACGCGGGTCAGATCAAGACGGGTTCGGCCTCCCGCACGGACCGTATCGCCAAGTACAACCAGTTGCTTCGGATCGAGGAGGAACTGGGCGACGCCGCCCGGTATATGGGCAAAGAAGTTTTCTACAACCTGTAA
- the topA gene encoding type I DNA topoisomerase, whose amino-acid sequence MAKAKKEKEPNKKLVIVESPSKAKTINKYLGSEYLVLASKGHLIDLPKSKLGVDLEKNFEPQYIPIRGKASIIKELKKAAQKSSAVYLAADPDREGEAIGWHIRNFLSTLATVPTIYRLRLNEITKSAIEEAIQTPSEVDLNMVNAQQARRVLDRLVGYGISPLLWKNIRRGLSAGRVQSVALRLIYEREKEIEGFKPEEYWTLEADFTMEDGRVIRTKLAKVSGEKPVLKTEADTQALIARIQGADFKVSAVLHRDKSKKPPMPFTTSKLQQEAYKQLRFGARKTMSIAQGLYEGIEMGSSGPVGLITYMRTDSKRVSPEAKTEAAKFILETYGDKFQAQGERDTSAKGKIQDAHEAIRPTSVYRTPEQVKSHLTPEQFKLYKLIWEDFVASQMSNAQYRETSVEISGNEVVFRATGTETVFEGFTKVYEESADEDKKEGPGAEGEDTEEVNPNKLAGISEGQKAEWKGPQPEQHFTQPPPRYTDASMVKTLEEMGIGRPSTYAPTLETIQARHYVKKEGGRFFLAELGQLVLELLMKNFPTVLDYEFTAKMESELDQVEAGEQEWRKVIGDFYTPFKDVLAEAEKMMGEEKSKIEVVTDIPCEKCGQMMIVKWGRHGKFLACSKYPECQNTKSLKETTDGSIQVEEDAKTDEKCPKCGADMVVKRGRFGKFLACSKYPECKTAKPIPLGIKCPLGCGGEVVSRGSRRGVFYGCNKYPDCKFISWYKPINRACPQCASPYLVDKYLKTLGPHVACPNKECDYKEFPKAEAAAEPATN is encoded by the coding sequence GTGGCCAAGGCCAAAAAAGAGAAGGAACCGAACAAGAAACTTGTGATCGTGGAATCGCCTTCCAAGGCCAAGACCATCAATAAATACCTTGGTTCGGAATATTTGGTGTTGGCTTCCAAAGGTCATTTGATCGACCTTCCCAAAAGCAAATTGGGTGTGGACCTGGAAAAGAATTTCGAGCCCCAATACATCCCCATCCGTGGTAAGGCCTCCATCATCAAGGAACTGAAGAAGGCGGCCCAGAAATCCTCCGCCGTCTACCTGGCCGCGGACCCGGACCGGGAAGGGGAGGCCATCGGCTGGCACATCCGAAACTTCCTGAGCACCCTGGCCACCGTACCGACCATCTACCGGTTGCGGCTCAACGAGATCACCAAATCGGCCATTGAAGAGGCCATTCAGACGCCGAGCGAGGTCGACTTGAACATGGTCAATGCCCAGCAGGCCCGCCGGGTCTTGGACCGTTTGGTGGGTTATGGGATCAGCCCCTTGTTATGGAAGAACATCCGCCGCGGTCTTTCCGCTGGCCGGGTCCAATCCGTGGCTTTGCGCCTTATTTACGAACGGGAAAAGGAGATCGAGGGGTTCAAGCCCGAGGAATATTGGACCCTAGAGGCCGACTTCACCATGGAGGACGGCCGGGTCATCCGTACCAAATTGGCCAAGGTGAGCGGGGAGAAGCCGGTCCTGAAGACCGAAGCCGATACCCAGGCCCTGATCGCCCGGATCCAAGGCGCGGATTTCAAGGTCTCCGCCGTCCTGCACCGGGACAAATCCAAGAAACCGCCCATGCCTTTCACGACCTCCAAACTGCAGCAGGAAGCCTATAAGCAACTGCGCTTCGGAGCCCGGAAGACCATGTCGATCGCCCAAGGACTTTACGAAGGTATCGAAATGGGCTCATCCGGTCCCGTGGGTCTCATCACTTATATGAGGACGGATTCCAAACGCGTTTCCCCGGAAGCCAAGACCGAAGCGGCGAAGTTCATCCTGGAGACCTATGGCGATAAGTTCCAGGCCCAAGGGGAGCGGGATACGTCAGCCAAAGGCAAGATCCAGGATGCCCATGAAGCCATCCGACCCACTTCCGTCTACCGCACCCCCGAACAGGTCAAAAGTCACCTGACCCCGGAACAGTTCAAGCTTTACAAGCTCATTTGGGAGGACTTCGTCGCCAGCCAGATGAGCAATGCCCAATACCGTGAGACCAGCGTGGAGATTTCCGGCAATGAAGTGGTCTTTCGGGCGACCGGTACGGAGACCGTTTTTGAGGGCTTTACCAAGGTTTATGAGGAGTCCGCGGACGAGGACAAAAAGGAAGGACCGGGGGCCGAGGGCGAGGATACGGAAGAGGTCAACCCGAACAAGCTTGCCGGCATCAGCGAGGGCCAGAAGGCCGAATGGAAAGGTCCGCAGCCTGAACAGCATTTCACCCAACCTCCCCCGCGTTATACCGACGCCTCCATGGTCAAGACCTTGGAGGAGATGGGCATCGGACGCCCCTCCACCTATGCCCCGACCCTGGAGACCATCCAAGCCCGCCATTATGTGAAGAAGGAGGGTGGCAGGTTCTTCCTGGCCGAATTGGGACAGCTGGTCCTGGAATTGTTGATGAAGAATTTCCCAACGGTCCTGGATTACGAATTCACGGCCAAGATGGAATCGGAATTGGACCAGGTGGAAGCGGGTGAACAGGAATGGCGTAAGGTCATCGGCGATTTTTATACCCCCTTCAAGGACGTCTTGGCGGAAGCCGAGAAGATGATGGGCGAGGAAAAAAGCAAGATCGAGGTCGTGACCGACATCCCGTGCGAAAAATGCGGTCAGATGATGATCGTCAAATGGGGACGTCATGGGAAGTTCCTGGCCTGTTCCAAATATCCCGAGTGCCAGAATACCAAGAGCCTCAAGGAGACCACGGACGGCTCCATCCAGGTCGAGGAGGACGCCAAAACCGACGAGAAGTGCCCCAAGTGCGGCGCCGACATGGTGGTGAAGCGGGGACGCTTCGGGAAGTTCCTGGCTTGCTCCAAGTATCCCGAATGTAAGACGGCCAAACCCATCCCCTTGGGCATCAAGTGTCCTTTGGGTTGTGGCGGGGAAGTGGTTTCCCGTGGGTCCAGGCGCGGGGTCTTCTACGGTTGCAACAAGTATCCCGACTGCAAGTTCATCTCCTGGTACAAGCCCATCAACCGGGCCTGTCCCCAATGCGCCAGTCCCTACCTGGTGGACAAGTACCTCAAGACCTTGGGTCCTCACGTCGCCTGTCCCAACAAGGAATGCGACTACAAGGAATTCCCCAAGGCTGAGGCTGCCGCCGAACCCGCCACCAACTGA
- the dprA gene encoding DNA-processing protein DprA — protein MDRRNALLALHLSGVIGPRRLQGAKARFEDLGDLFGASEAELASLEDWNLSSAKKVLAMKDPVERVGRELEEAETHGIEALVEGDDDFPSVFADLYDPPFVLWRKGSLGEGDQRSIAVIGCRKPSAYGKQAALRLAEDIARAGYTVVSGLARGIDSQAHRGALRFPEGRTLAFLGSGLLNLYPPENRELANEIADRGAILSEYPLRAKPLALHFPQRNRLISGASRGVLVVEAKKDSGSFITVDHALDQGRPVFAVPGPITHSESEGAHALIQQGAKLVMGAEDIFHELNDLRAETVFKARRGRPAAPGLAVDWSPEERTLLEKLTFAPQHVDLLVRDTQLPLRRINELLLVLEMKGAVQQAPGHCYFKL, from the coding sequence ATGGACCGACGAAACGCCCTACTAGCGCTCCATCTTTCGGGGGTCATCGGACCCCGCAGGCTCCAGGGTGCCAAGGCAAGGTTCGAGGACCTGGGGGACCTTTTTGGGGCTTCGGAGGCGGAATTGGCCTCCTTGGAAGATTGGAACCTTTCCTCCGCGAAGAAGGTGCTGGCCATGAAAGACCCTGTGGAGCGGGTCGGACGGGAATTGGAAGAAGCGGAAACCCATGGGATCGAGGCATTGGTCGAGGGGGATGATGATTTTCCAAGTGTTTTTGCCGATCTTTACGATCCTCCTTTCGTCCTTTGGCGAAAGGGGAGCCTTGGGGAAGGGGACCAGAGGTCCATCGCGGTCATTGGCTGCCGGAAACCCAGCGCTTACGGAAAGCAGGCCGCCCTTCGTCTTGCGGAGGACATCGCCCGGGCGGGATACACAGTGGTCTCCGGCCTGGCCCGCGGCATCGATTCCCAGGCCCATCGGGGGGCCCTCCGCTTTCCGGAAGGAAGGACATTGGCCTTCCTGGGAAGCGGGCTTCTGAACCTTTACCCGCCTGAGAACAGGGAACTGGCGAATGAGATCGCGGACCGTGGGGCGATCCTCAGCGAATATCCCCTCCGGGCAAAACCACTTGCCCTCCATTTCCCGCAAAGGAACCGGCTAATCAGTGGGGCCTCCCGTGGCGTCCTAGTGGTGGAGGCCAAGAAGGATAGTGGGTCCTTCATCACGGTGGATCACGCGTTGGACCAGGGGCGTCCCGTCTTTGCCGTGCCCGGTCCCATCACCCATAGCGAATCGGAAGGCGCCCATGCCCTGATCCAACAAGGGGCCAAACTGGTCATGGGGGCCGAGGACATTTTCCACGAACTCAACGACCTTAGGGCGGAGACGGTCTTCAAGGCACGTCGTGGGCGACCGGCGGCTCCAGGTCTTGCGGTGGACTGGTCCCCGGAGGAACGGACCCTCTTGGAGAAGCTCACGTTCGCTCCCCAACACGTCGATCTGTTGGTCCGGGACACCCAATTGCCATTGCGCCGGATCAATGAACTGCTCTTGGTTCTTGAAATGAAAGGCGCGGTCCAACAGGCTCCGGGACATTGTTATTTCAAACTGTGA
- a CDS encoding DMT family transporter, giving the protein MIWLWMAVIAGFFNALWTAISKKVLVRLSPREFTLVFRLLTALFLLPLAIYQWTWPLSLKWWGLTLLAGLFEGLRTWMLVRGVKTDYYTTYAFYNLTPFFTVLAAPLFLPESQSGSLVLGGVLIGLGAFVFHRLGAWSWGGLWGAVFSTAGVIVNKMALADSPPLFFAFWSFGIGALCLIPLESLAHSALRPKVMRKEWRGVLAPAFWSFLASVLFYVALAHAPASKINPLVRANLLFGFLFSYFLLKERKDWKHKALGGGLILVGLVLVALA; this is encoded by the coding sequence ATGATCTGGCTTTGGATGGCGGTGATCGCCGGATTCTTCAATGCCCTTTGGACGGCCATCTCCAAGAAAGTCCTGGTCCGCCTCTCCCCCCGTGAATTCACCCTTGTCTTCCGGCTCTTGACCGCCCTTTTTCTCCTGCCGCTCGCCATCTATCAATGGACTTGGCCGCTTTCCCTCAAGTGGTGGGGACTGACCCTCTTGGCCGGCCTTTTCGAGGGACTCCGCACCTGGATGCTGGTGCGAGGGGTCAAGACCGATTACTACACGACTTATGCTTTCTATAACCTGACCCCTTTTTTTACGGTCCTGGCCGCGCCATTGTTCCTGCCGGAATCCCAGTCGGGTTCCTTGGTCTTGGGGGGTGTCTTGATCGGGTTGGGAGCCTTCGTTTTCCACCGTTTGGGAGCCTGGTCCTGGGGTGGACTTTGGGGCGCCGTCTTTTCAACGGCTGGGGTCATCGTGAACAAGATGGCCTTGGCGGATTCACCGCCCCTCTTCTTCGCCTTCTGGTCCTTCGGGATCGGGGCCCTTTGTCTTATCCCATTGGAAAGTTTGGCCCATTCGGCCCTCCGGCCCAAGGTGATGCGTAAGGAATGGCGGGGGGTCCTGGCTCCCGCTTTTTGGTCTTTCCTGGCGTCGGTCCTTTTTTATGTGGCCCTAGCCCATGCGCCCGCCTCCAAGATCAATCCTTTGGTCCGCGCCAATCTTCTCTTCGGCTTCCTTTTTAGTTACTTCTTGTTGAAGGAGCGGAAGGATTGGAAGCATAAGGCCTTGGGCGGGGGATTGATCCTGGTGGGTCTGGTCCTGGTGGCGTTAGCATGA
- the argB gene encoding acetylglutamate kinase, with translation MQGSIEKAQILVEAFPYIKKWSGRTVVVKYGGSTRSGDAALRSTLQDIVLMKFVGMRPIVVHGGGKDITKAVEAMGIKPRFVDGLRVTDQATMKVVEKVLAGTINKELVHLVHELGGRAIGLSGKDAGMLQVDRVRSRTGKDIGFVGKVKKVNTAVLEGLDRERYIPVIAPLGYGEEGKSFNVNADEAAGAIAAALKAEKLIFLTDVPGICKKKDDPKSLISTLRTREVPNLVKKGVISGGMIPKIDACLQAVKAGVHKTHIIDGTLPHALLLEIFTPQGVGTEIVP, from the coding sequence ATGCAAGGTTCGATCGAGAAGGCCCAGATCCTGGTGGAGGCTTTTCCCTATATCAAGAAGTGGTCCGGCCGGACGGTGGTGGTCAAATATGGCGGAAGCACCCGCTCCGGCGACGCCGCCCTGCGGAGTACCCTCCAGGATATCGTCCTCATGAAATTCGTCGGAATGCGGCCCATCGTCGTCCACGGAGGCGGCAAGGACATCACCAAGGCCGTGGAGGCCATGGGGATCAAGCCGCGTTTCGTGGACGGGTTGCGGGTGACCGACCAGGCCACCATGAAGGTGGTGGAGAAGGTCCTGGCCGGGACCATCAATAAAGAACTGGTCCACCTGGTCCATGAACTGGGCGGCCGTGCGATCGGCCTTTCAGGTAAGGACGCCGGCATGCTCCAGGTCGACCGGGTCCGGTCGAGGACGGGGAAGGATATCGGATTCGTCGGCAAGGTGAAAAAAGTGAACACGGCCGTCCTGGAAGGATTGGACCGGGAGAGATATATCCCCGTGATCGCTCCCTTGGGATACGGTGAAGAAGGGAAGAGCTTCAACGTCAATGCCGATGAGGCCGCTGGGGCCATCGCAGCGGCCCTGAAGGCGGAAAAGCTGATCTTCCTGACCGATGTTCCAGGGATATGCAAGAAGAAGGACGACCCCAAAAGTTTGATCTCGACCCTGCGGACGCGGGAAGTGCCGAACCTGGTGAAGAAGGGTGTGATCTCCGGTGGGATGATCCCCAAGATCGACGCTTGTCTTCAGGCCGTCAAAGCGGGGGTCCATAAGACCCACATCATCGATGGGACCCTTCCCCACGCCCTTTTATTGGAGATATTCACGCCCCAGGGTGTTGGGACCGAGATCGTTCCTTAG